One Halorientalis litorea DNA segment encodes these proteins:
- a CDS encoding Single-stranded DNA binding protein yields the protein MQLDDHAEDLASDLGVDKEEVKSDLENLVSYSVPVDEAKQSLRRKYGDGTAGDTGAPSAVDVAEVSTDDSSVTVTATVLTVGKRPIHYRGEEQVIFEGELADGTGRISYTAWEDFDLQPGETVRIGNAGVREWEGHPELNLGESTDVERVDDSPAIAYDIGGDATLADLSPGDRGVAVEVSVVECERKVIDGRDGETEILSGTLADESARLPFTDWEPRDALGEGVSVRVENAYVREFRGVPSVNLSEFSTVTPLNSPVQARADPERLPVREAVDRGGAYDVELRGNVIEIRDGSGLIERCPECGRVVQNGQCRSHGTVEGEDDLRTKAILDDGTGTVTAVLGADLTAEVYGGGLDAAKEHARDEMDQSVVADTIAERVVGHEFRVRGSLSVDEYGANLDATAFTRSEDDPADRARDLLAEVGR from the coding sequence ATGCAACTCGACGACCATGCCGAGGACCTCGCCTCCGACCTCGGCGTTGACAAAGAGGAGGTCAAATCTGACCTTGAGAACTTGGTGAGTTACAGCGTCCCGGTGGACGAGGCCAAGCAGAGCCTCCGGCGAAAGTACGGCGATGGCACGGCCGGTGACACCGGCGCGCCGAGTGCCGTCGACGTGGCCGAGGTGTCGACCGACGATTCGTCGGTGACGGTCACGGCCACCGTCCTGACCGTCGGGAAACGACCCATCCACTACCGCGGCGAGGAGCAAGTCATCTTCGAGGGTGAACTCGCCGACGGGACGGGCAGGATATCCTACACCGCGTGGGAGGACTTCGACCTGCAACCCGGCGAGACGGTCCGTATCGGCAACGCGGGCGTCCGCGAGTGGGAGGGCCATCCCGAACTCAACCTCGGGGAGAGCACCGACGTGGAACGCGTCGACGACTCGCCCGCCATCGCGTACGATATCGGCGGTGACGCGACCCTCGCAGACCTCTCTCCCGGTGACCGTGGCGTGGCCGTCGAGGTCAGCGTCGTGGAGTGTGAGCGGAAGGTCATCGACGGCCGCGACGGCGAGACCGAAATCCTGAGCGGGACGCTCGCCGACGAGAGCGCGCGCCTGCCCTTCACCGACTGGGAACCCCGCGACGCGCTCGGTGAGGGTGTGTCCGTCCGCGTCGAGAACGCCTACGTCCGGGAGTTCCGCGGCGTCCCGTCGGTGAACCTCTCGGAGTTCTCCACGGTCACGCCCCTCAACTCGCCGGTGCAGGCCCGCGCCGACCCCGAACGGCTCCCCGTCCGCGAGGCGGTCGACCGCGGCGGGGCCTACGACGTGGAACTCCGGGGCAACGTCATCGAAATCCGGGACGGGTCCGGCCTCATCGAGCGGTGCCCCGAGTGCGGGCGCGTCGTCCAGAACGGCCAGTGCCGGAGCCACGGGACCGTCGAGGGCGAGGACGACCTGCGGACGAAGGCAATCCTCGACGACGGTACCGGCACCGTCACCGCCGTCCTCGGGGCCGACCTGACCGCCGAGGTGTACGGCGGTGGCCTCGACGCCGCGAAAGAGCACGCCCGCGACGAGATGGACCAGTCGGTGGTCGCGGACACCATCGCGGAGCGCGTCGTCGGCCACGAGTTCCGCGTCCGCGGGTCGCTGTCGGTCGACGAGTACGGCGCGAACCTCGACGCGACGGCGTTCACGCGGAGTGAGGACGACCCGGCGGACCGTGCGCGGGACCTGCTCGCGGAGGTCGGCCGATGA
- a CDS encoding bactofilin family protein produces MTSARAPGRFVAVALVFVVALALLPGIAAADQRSGGSVVVGPNETVEGDLDAFGGNIVVRGTVTGDLSAFGGNVRIDGTVEGDVEAAAGNVVLGPNATVGGNVEASADTVTVAGTVDGTLDAGARSLTLARTASIGGDLTYSGDLTRESGATVGGSVTQGEVGGSFENTGPSLPGWAFDAYGLLVNAALGAVLLLVFPVFSRSLADRASASPGRSSGVGLLALVGIPVALTLTMLTIVGIPLALAGWGLYLVLLWVAAVYGRYAVGTWLSGLAGVDNRWVGLLVGLVAVALLKQIPLLGGLVELLVVLFGLGALSMSLYGRYRGGGQGDADAPTAGDEDATPA; encoded by the coding sequence GTGACTTCTGCGCGCGCGCCCGGCCGTTTCGTGGCCGTGGCACTGGTCTTCGTGGTCGCACTGGCCCTCCTGCCGGGAATCGCAGCGGCGGACCAGCGGAGCGGTGGGTCCGTCGTCGTCGGCCCGAACGAGACAGTCGAGGGTGACCTCGACGCATTCGGGGGGAACATCGTCGTTCGGGGAACGGTCACCGGCGACTTGTCGGCCTTCGGAGGCAACGTCCGCATCGACGGCACCGTCGAAGGTGACGTCGAGGCCGCCGCCGGCAACGTCGTCCTCGGACCGAACGCCACCGTCGGCGGGAACGTCGAAGCCTCGGCCGACACTGTCACCGTCGCCGGGACTGTCGACGGGACCCTCGACGCAGGTGCGCGGTCGCTGACCCTCGCCCGCACCGCGAGTATCGGCGGTGACCTGACGTACTCCGGCGACCTCACCCGCGAATCGGGTGCCACCGTCGGCGGGTCCGTCACGCAGGGCGAAGTCGGCGGCTCGTTCGAGAACACCGGCCCGTCGCTTCCGGGGTGGGCATTCGACGCGTACGGTCTCCTCGTGAACGCCGCCCTCGGGGCGGTGCTATTGCTCGTCTTCCCGGTGTTTTCCCGCTCGCTCGCCGACAGGGCGTCCGCGTCGCCGGGCCGGAGCAGCGGTGTCGGTCTGCTCGCTCTCGTCGGCATCCCTGTCGCGCTCACCCTGACGATGTTGACCATCGTCGGTATCCCGCTGGCACTGGCTGGCTGGGGGCTGTACCTCGTGTTGCTGTGGGTCGCCGCGGTGTACGGTCGGTACGCCGTCGGTACGTGGCTGAGCGGGTTGGCCGGCGTCGACAACCGCTGGGTCGGCCTGCTGGTCGGTCTGGTGGCGGTCGCTCTCCTGAAGCAGATTCCGCTGCTCGGCGGCCTCGTGGAGCTACTCGTCGTGTTGTTCGGTCTGGGCGCGCTGTCGATGTCACTGTACGGTCGGTACCGTGGTGGCGGGCAAGGGGACGCGGACGCGCCGACGGCCGGCGACGAGGACGCGACTCCCGCCTGA